From a region of the Bacteroidota bacterium genome:
- a CDS encoding MarC family protein, with protein sequence MFSLDAFIAAFLPLFVALNIPGVLPLYIGMTESFEARARRSLLIRAMTVAVAVALLMLVAGQVIFETLGITVHDLRVGGGLILLVLSITDLVFGDLKKRRGGEGAKKKGKKAALDDSTAEMAVVPLGIPLIIGPAAITTILVTQGQSGFLLTLASILVNMLLVYAAFAFGPRLLAYLGAGFSKAVAKIASLFLAAIAVAMIRAGIVGMLVQLGVYG encoded by the coding sequence GTGTTCTCGCTCGATGCCTTCATCGCGGCCTTTCTGCCGCTCTTCGTGGCCCTCAACATCCCCGGCGTGCTCCCGCTCTACATCGGGATGACGGAGTCGTTCGAGGCCCGCGCCCGGCGCTCGCTCCTGATCCGGGCGATGACGGTCGCCGTCGCCGTCGCGCTCCTGATGCTCGTCGCCGGGCAGGTCATCTTCGAGACGCTCGGCATCACGGTCCACGACCTCCGCGTCGGCGGCGGGCTGATCCTGCTCGTCCTCTCGATCACCGACCTCGTCTTCGGCGACCTCAAGAAGCGGCGGGGCGGGGAGGGGGCCAAGAAGAAAGGCAAGAAAGCCGCGCTCGACGACTCGACGGCCGAGATGGCGGTCGTGCCGCTCGGGATCCCGCTCATCATCGGCCCGGCGGCGATCACCACGATCCTCGTGACCCAGGGACAGTCCGGCTTCCTGCTCACGCTCGCCTCGATCCTCGTCAACATGCTGCTGGTCTACGCGGCGTTCGCGTTCGGGCCGCGCCTGCTGGCCTACCTCGGGGCCGGGTTCTCGAAGGCCGTCGCCAAGATCGCCAGCCTCTTCCTCGCCGCGATCGCGGTCGCGATGATCCGCGCCGGCATCGTCGGGATGCTCGTGCAACTCGGCGTCTACGGCTGA
- a CDS encoding ABC transporter ATP-binding protein — MQADPIIHIADVWKTYQMGVEQVHALRGLSLDVARGEYVAIMGPSGSGKSTLMNIVGCLDIPTSGRYVLNDRDVSTLSDDDLAAVRNREIGFVFQTFNLLPRVNCVQNVELPLIYSGMSKRERRERAAQALVSVGLGERMDHKPNELSGGQRQRVAVARALVNRPAILLADEPTGNLDTATSEEIMRLFEMLYRQGNTLLVVTHEEDIAEHARRIVRLRDGDIERDDRVANPTLAGLEVEALEAA; from the coding sequence GGTCCACGCGCTGCGCGGGCTCTCGCTCGACGTGGCGCGCGGCGAGTACGTCGCCATCATGGGGCCGAGCGGGTCGGGGAAGTCCACGCTGATGAACATCGTCGGCTGCCTCGACATCCCGACGAGCGGGCGCTACGTTCTCAACGACCGCGACGTCTCGACGCTCTCCGACGACGACCTCGCGGCGGTGCGTAACCGCGAGATCGGGTTCGTCTTCCAGACGTTCAACCTGCTGCCGCGCGTCAACTGCGTGCAGAACGTCGAGCTTCCGCTGATCTACTCCGGGATGAGCAAGCGCGAGCGCCGCGAGCGCGCTGCCCAAGCGCTCGTCAGCGTCGGCCTCGGGGAGCGGATGGACCACAAGCCGAACGAGCTCTCCGGCGGGCAGCGCCAGCGCGTCGCCGTCGCCCGGGCGCTCGTCAACCGTCCCGCGATCCTCCTCGCCGACGAGCCGACGGGCAACCTCGACACCGCGACGAGCGAGGAGATCATGCGGCTCTTCGAGATGCTCTACCGGCAGGGCAACACGCTGCTTGTGGTCACGCACGAGGAAGACATCGCCGAGCACGCCCGCCGCATCGTCCGCCTCCGCGACGGCGACATCGAGCGCGACGACCGGGTGGCGAACCCGACGCTCGCGGGGCTGGAGGTCGAGGCACTCGAAGCGGCGTAG